The Erinaceus europaeus chromosome 17, mEriEur2.1, whole genome shotgun sequence nucleotide sequence TTGCTTAGGGCAGTGTGAGccccactgggtgagctatctcctggcccttctTTCAGCATTTTTGTAATTTATGTTGTGACTTTCTGCTGGCAGACAGGGACAGGGCATGACTTGAACTTGTCTCCTTTGATGCACAGTGCTTTGCACATGCTAGATATTTAGATCTCGCTGAATGGAATTCAGAAACCTTACAGAGCAAGCAGACCCTGGTTGTGAAACCTCAGTGCTTTGTGTATTGATACTCATTTTCCTCTCGGTGACCTGCGGCCATGGAAATGGTGGATGCCAGCACTCCTGTGAGGACACTACTGAAGGCTCAGAGTGTAGCTGCCACCCACAGTACAAGATGCACTCGGATGGTAGGAGTTGCCTTGGTGAGTGGTGACCTCCGCTCTAGCCTGTCCTCCCTGTGTCTACACAGCCTTAAATCTAATCCTAACCTCGATCCTGATTCTAAATGGTGTTCATCATCAGATACAGGGCGTTTCCTCTGCAGTTACTGCAGATAGACCCGGTGCCACTCCCGTATGGCAGTGATAATGGTTCAGACCTAGAGTAGAAGTCCCTCTCTGTGTGACCTTGGAAAGCCCTTTCTCCTCCTGAACTATGCTGCTTTTGCAGCTGGTTTCTGGAATCTGAAACAAGGCACCCCAAGTAGCCAGGGCTACATGAAATACAGCTCTAGTGATGGCAACATGGCCTGTATGATCGCAGGAATCAGGGCAGCGTTTTTCTCCCAGGATGCACGTCCTGTCCTTCTCGGTCTGCCCATTGTGGACTCCACCTTAGAGGCTGCCAGGTTCAAGGCTCTTTATCGTCCTGTACTAAAGGTACTGGGACAAATCTAGAGCTTGCATGCCCCTGTGTCTCTTTGCCCAATGCAATATACTTCAAAAATCTTTCCCATATTTTATGTTTCCGAGGGCTCTGTAACCACTAGGCATCTTGTGTCTCCTGCAGTATCACTACAACACACTTTTACTGAGTGGATAGAGTCACATATCTCACACTGTTCTCATACCTTGGGTTTTAGTAGAAGTAATCATGGAGGGGATGACTATCTGACTCATTCAGTCTGACAACTGTGCTTTCTTGCATCTTTCGTAGAGCGAGAGGACATTGCACTGGAGGTGACAGACACCAGTACCACATCAGTGGCAGATGGGGACAAGCGGGTGAAGCGGTGGCTGCTCATGGGTAAGCACCCTGCCTGCCCTCCCCTGGCCACTgccattcttcctttttcttccaaaTCTACCGCGTGGCCCCTGTGCGCCAGGCCTGCAGGTCCTGGGTGAACAGCTCCTTTCAAGCCAGGCCGCGTCTGCTTTCAGCTAACAATGTTGCTTAGTCACCGCCCAAAGCTCTGGTTTTATGAGAACAGCAGTGGCCCAGCCATCAGAGCAGTGGCAGAAGAGATGAGTGCAGCCGAGTGATGCTTGGTCGAGGGCCGTGGGGAAGTCAGCCAGTGGTCCAGccgtggagctggagctggagctggagcagaGGAGAGGCACAGGCCATGGGGTGGGAGTCAGACAGATCCTTTGACACATTCTCACTCTGGGGAAAACCTGGTTGAGCTTAAACCAAACTAACCTTAGCTTTCATTTATTTagaatgttgtatttatttattggctagagacagagaggggaaaggagagagagatgcctgcagcactgcttcaccacccgtgaaactTTGCCCCcggaggtggggactgagggctttaatctgggtccctgcacactgtagcatgtcaCTGAGCCCTCCACCATCCCCTCTTGGTAGCTTTTAGATGTGACAGTCAGGTGAGATACTGATTGTCAGGTGGTGACATTTCTGAACTATTTTCTGCCCTATTATAATGCTTATCTTTAATTGCCTTACATCAAACTACTCTGGACCAGGCATGCAACTCCACagcatgaggccctaggtttaaTCACtagcactggggctgggtggtggcgcacctggttgagtgcccagggacccaggttcgagcccccagtccccacttgcagggggaaagttttgcgagtggtgaagcaggtctgcaggtgtctttctgtcccttttcctctctccccatcctcctctcaatttctggttgtctctatctaataaataaaaataatttaaaaaataaaataaattttaaaaattaaaaaaaatcactagcaCCAAGAAAATTAAATTAGTGTGTATTGCAACAAGGTGAGAATtgtagggaagggaaagaagagggcAGAGGGATGGGCCCCCAGTGCGTGATGATGGAGAAAGACTTGAACGGGTGGCGGGAAGGGCACACAGAAACCTACACAGGAGAGACATgagatctctttttcttttgttgtattATTACAACATCATTCTTACAGTAGCGCTTAATACCTGTGCCTTCTACCACTCCcaatgccttttcttttcttttttctttttgcccagaacattgctcagctctgacttatgatgctgctgggttgaacttgggaccattggtacctcaggcatgaaaggctttttgcataatcattatataaCCTCCCTACCCCCATTTTCCTTTTTAGATTTATGAGAGGCAGAGGAGGGATACCACAGCACCTGTCGTGTATGGGGGCCTCCACGTTTTCtaatggggcctcaaacccaggtcctcaggcacaACTGAGTATGTGGTGAGCTATCTCCACATGCCTGCAAGTATTTCTTGCCGTGTCAGTTTTTGATAATAGCTTTTGGCTTCTACTACAAAAACCAAGTTTAGTTCTATCCCTTTCTCTTCATACTCTTAATATAGTTTTAGcacatattaaatcactatactTATTTATGACTATAAATATCTAAATGTGGTTCACCCATGAGTCATGTAATGTGCTgtgattgtattttattttatttattttgtattttttaccagggcactgttcagctctggtttatggtggtgtgggggatggaagCAGGGActatggtgcctcaggcatcagagtctctttgcataaccgttatgatatctacccccgcccctgtGATGGTattttctttacttagttttctttttttatatttatttattctgttttgttgttcttgttatttttatttattatttttatttatttataaaaaggagacattaacaaaaccataggataagaggggtacaattccacacagttcccactaccagttctctgtatcccaccccctcccctgatagctttcctattctctatccctctgggaatatggacccagggtcattgtgggatgcagaaggtggaaggtctggcttctgtcattgcttccccactgaacatgggtgttgactggcccatccatactcccagcctgcctctctctctccctagtggggcaggggtctggggaggcggagctccaggacacattggtggtgtcttaagtccagagaagcctggccggcatcctgatggcatctggaacctgggggctgaaaagagagttaacatacaaagccaaacaaattgttgaacaatcatggatttaaaggctggaatagtgcagatgaagtgttgggggggggtcctccattttgtagatagctggtaggcatattttagatatattccaaagggcctgtggctatactagttttgtttttgttttttgtttttttttccctgagcctgaaatctgatgtgcaggtggatccaagttattgtctggggaggtgatgtcatagttggaaaagggacagaaagctggatcagggaagagagtagctccctaatatggggaaggggtataaatattgttgactgtagggagtcgggctgtagtgcagcgggttaagcgcaggtggcgcaaagcacaaggactggcataaggatcccggttcgaacccggctccccacctgcaggggagtcgcttcacaggcggtgaagcaggtctgcaggtgtctatctttctctcctcctctctgtcttccccatctctctccatttctctctgtcctacccaacaacaacaacaacaataataactacaacaataaaacaacaagggcaacaaaagggaataaataaataaataaaataaatattattaaaaaaattgttgactgtaaaccccattgatttgatttggtctggggcccatattcagcttaggagcctatgtgacctctgcattctttatgcctctggaagcatggatatagcatcattgtgggatgcagagggtggaaggtctggcttctgtaactgcttccccactgaacatcggcattgacaggtcgatccatactcccagcctgtctctctctttccctagtggggtagagctctggggaggggaggttccaggacacattggtggggtcgtctgcccagggaagttaggttggcatcatggtaacatctggaacttggtgtctgaaaaagcattaagatataaagaagaataaattgtttaataatctggaacctaaaggcaagaatatagcagataagatttggggtctccactttggaaaaagctagtaggtctattttaggcatattccaggggcccgtgactttactagtttttgtctgagcctgacagctaacatgcaggtggactaaaggtattttctggggagatggtgtcagagttgggaataggactagaaatctggatcagggaagagagtagctcccaaatatgggaaaagtatataaataccattaactgtaaaccccatcgatttgatctggggcccatattcagtgtggGAGCTCTTTATTGAGAATTTGACCCAGTATGGTAGTTGTAGTTGGGAAGAATTTTCCATCGGAGTTGTGATTATTTCTCTATTCCTTCAAAGATTCAGTGCAATATCTCTAGAAGTCGCAcatcattttaattctttttttttaatttaaagaatttttagaagagatttttttacttgtttcttttttttaatttttttaatttttatttatttattcccttttgttgcccttgttgttttattgttgtagttattattgatgtcgttgttgttggataggacagagaaatggagagaggaggggaagacagagggggagagaaagacagacacccgcagacctgcttcaccgcctgtgaagggacatgcctgcaggtggggagccgggggttcgaaccgggatcctgacgctggtccttgagcttagcgccacctgcgcttaacacgctgcgctacagcccgactccctcttttactTGTTTCTATGAGCTAGAGATAGTTTCATATGaggcaaagaggaagagaagttgAGCACTGCTCCCATTCCACGTGGCTCAGAGGCTACACTGGGATCCTCAGTATGTAATTCCTGAGTCCTAACACTATTTCCCCAGCTGCTctatcaaatctttttttttttacttatttatttattttcccttttgttgcccttgttgtttttcattgtttttgtagctattattgttgatgtcgtcgttagataggacagagagaaatggagagaggagggaagacagagagggggagagaaagacagacacctgcagacctgcttcaccgtctgtgaagcgaattccctgcaggtggggagccccaggctccaacctggatccttatgctggtccttgcactttgcaccatgcgtgtttaacatgctgtgctaccacccgactccctcaatcaAATCTTGACCCTGTTTATAGAATAGAGAATATCCCACTAAGTATGTTCTTGATTTTTTGGTGAAGATCCTTTGTATATGAaagctcccccccaacccccaggatcTTCTTATCTCTGCTAACCTGAGATTTCACTGTAATGTTCTCTCCTATGTTCTCTCTTACCTATAATATTGAATAAttagtaggcttttttttttttctttcttctagcagggttttcactggggctcagggccagcacttcaaatccaccactcctgctggccattttttcctccccttattttattttattttattttattttatagaacagagagaaattgaggggtgaatgatagggggagagagagagacacctatagacctgcttcactgctcatgaaattcttacagaagtaaaatcagggcggctgggcagtagcacagcgggttaagcacacatggttcgaagcgcaaggaccgagtaaggatcccagtttgagcccctggctccccacctgcaggggagtcacttcacaggcagtgaagcaggtctgcaggtgtctgtctttctctccccatctttgtcttcccctcttctctcgatttctctctgtcctatccaacaataataacaacaagggcaacaaaaatgagaaaaatggccatcaaggaacagtgggtttgtagttcAGGCATCATTCGatgcccagtgataaccttggaggcaaaaaaaaaaaaaaaaaaagtaaaattaggtTTATGAGTACCTAGAATTCAGCAGTTCATCCAGTATTAAGAAGCGTTTGTCCATCGCTTGAGATAGCTATGGTATGTAGAACTAGAATCTGCTTCTTATTCCTTGTATCTATGACTATGATTTAACAACTGTGCGTGATTTTTATGTGGTTCTGACGGGTCTTTTTTCTTTCAGGGAAaggtaaacttctaatctgagTTAATTGGCAGTTAGTTACAAAGATGAAGTCATTGGTTTGCAACAAGTGACTAGTTGGGCTAGGCAATGCTTACCCTCTTTTGTTTTGCCTAGTTCTCATATTGAAAGGAGAGAAGCAGGGTTAAAGAAGGAATACCCGCCCCCACTTTGCCCTGTTCTGCACTCACATCTAGTCCGCCAGATGTGGTCAGAACTCTGTGACCACTGGTCACTAGCTGTGAATCGACAGGAACTTTTTAGTGACTTCAGACCTGTCTGTGGAGGAAAAGGCTCAGCAGGTTCAGGAATTTATCTTTACCCCTCGGGCTGTCTTGTCAGAGGGTCACTTCCTAGAGGTGTGGGAGCTGCGCGCACTGGCCCTCTAGTTCAGCTGCAGGTGGCAGAGACTTGGGGTATAGCCATGAGTTCCACGCCGTGCGTCTTAGTTTTCACACATTTGTCAAGCACTGACACAGCGCACTGCAGTATTTTTTTCTCAGCTGTATCTGAGACCTGATTGCCTTTTTCTAACCTCCTTGCCAGAAACATGTGCTGTCAACAACGGAGGCTGTGATCACACCTGCAAGGATACTTCCACGGGTGTCCATTGTAGCTGTCCCGTCGGATTCACTCTTCAGCTGGATGGGAAGACCTGTAAAGGTAGCCCGTGCCCCTCCATGCTGCTCCAGTGTGTCAGGATGGCGTCCTTGCCCTCCGCATCTCCGGTGTGTCTCCAGATTGACTTATGATTCATACTGATGGGACCTTTTCTTCCGTGGGCTAGTTGAACATTGTAATTGAGTAAATTTAATTTAGAACCAACTTAATTACACTAGCTTTTGAGAAGGTCAGCTTCTACAAACATCAAACAATCCATCCCAGGCAATGGCCTTACTAGAAAAAGGCAGAAGTTCAAGGAAACATTCATTTACAGGAGATAGTATCATCATATCATAAACAACAGCCTAGAAATTATTACATGAGTAACAGCCAAGATGATTATCCAGAGAACTTAGTGAATAACTGTACCATTAACTTTTACTGATGAATAGTGACCCCATTGATTTGCTAGTATTCCATGGGCAAGAGTACAAAGGTTTAATTCTCTAACATGAGAAGAAGTAGATAACTCGTTACCATATAAAACTGAGAAAAGAGAAGATTAATTTGCATTATCAGAAATCACTTTAAAGCATTGAGACTACTCGATCATTGTGCAGTATGCCAAAACCAATGTCCTAGCTCCTTACAACTTTAATCATTAAACTGGAAATGAAAGCGTGCCAAAGGAGTCATCTTCCCTTGAGAGGGCAGTGCAAGGTCAAGGCTCTAACCAAACATCATCAGTCAGCCCAAGGTCTGCCCCTAATGCTTGCTAGTCCATGTAAGTCAGAGTTCTCAAGGAGATGAGACACTCATCTTTCAAACTTGGTTAAGTCAAGGAAGAGACCATGTAAGATCAAGAGCACCAGCAAGCATGCTTCCATGTGTTTATGGGTCTGTCTTTGTTTCAGAGGCTGATGAGCCGCACACAGAATCACTTCAGAGGCACTGCCTGACTTGCAGATGCTCGCCTGTTACAGATATTGATGAGTGCCAGACCCGCAATGGAGGCTGTGCCCATTCCGTGGGCAGCTTTGACTGCAACTGCAAAAAGGGATTTAAATTACTAACAGATGAGCATTCTTGCCAAGGTATGTGCTGAAATGTAGCTGTACTGTGCAGTGCCCAGCTGGGGCAGACGCGTGTCCCCCAGCTGGCAGAGACAAGCTGGCTGGTTGTCCAGACAGGGCCATTAACTCAGCCTCCAGTCATCTGTTTCATCTGTTAGGCACAATAAAAACACTGATGTAGCTCACAGGTATATTTTGGAAATTAAGCTGTTAGTGATTAGAGAACACCTCACAGAGCCCATCTGGTGTCATTACAGCATTGCTTGTTGCTAGAAAGGAAATAGATCACAGAATGCAAACAGTCACATTAAGAGATTGAGATTATGCacaattcttcttttcttttctaagagCTCCCTTACTGTTTTAGACTGTAGAACTAAAGTTTGTAGCAAAAATATGTAGGGTTAGTTAACATACCTCTttacagggggccaggcggtggcacacctggttaagtgcacatagtaacatgtctcTTTCTAGGAAAAAGTCGGGGTCAAACTATAATCAAGATTATGTATCTGTTAGTGTCTTtccttagggaaagagagaggcagactgggagtatggattgaccagtcaatgcccatgttcagcagggaagcaattacagaagccagaccttccaccttctgcaccccacaacaaccctccctgggtccatactcccagagggatagagaatgggaaggctatcaggggaggggatgggatatggagactgggtggtgggaattgtgtggagttgtacccctcctatcctacagttttgtcaatgtctcctttcttaaataaaaaaatatatatattaagagggaaaaaaaaagaaccctcgGTTGCTACCTGGGGAGAGGGCTGttggaaaaggaagaaggaaatcaAACACGGGAGAGGCTGGAAGGCTCTGGATTTCAGATCCCTTCTTAGATGCATACTTCCTATACAAGGAAAAAATCAAGGAGACCTCTTGGATAGCATTCATTGTGGGTCTTAATACttactttgtgtttttaaaattagtgttattaaaattaatacttattttaagttttttgagGTGGGAGACACCATAATTTTcaaatgaacatttaaaaaaatattttatttatttattttcctttttttgttgttgcccttgtttttatcattgttgtagttcagATGAGCATATTTTATGTCCTATTGGTATATGAGAAGGAGCTTTCAGAAAAGATATGCTGTCATTTATTTTCATTCCATTTATGAGAATAAGAACAGCTTAACATATTTTATTAGAAATACCAGAATTAAATCAAAATCAGGAAATATCTGATTTCATTTTAGATAATAGAGATGTagcattactttttttaaaaaaaacttacagcatatattacatttctttcttggctttatctttttaatatatagtttgCCACACAATTCATTTATAGACTCCTTTAAATTCAGTGGGTTTGGTCTCAATGATTATTTTGTGGTTTTCTTCCATATGACTTGGAAAGCAAATTTTCTGTTCCACATAATGTTTTATAATGTATAGAGCATGAAATACCATTTGAGCTgtataaacacattaaaaaagagTTAGAATAGTGAGCTCATTATTTTTGGCAAAAGAAAGGCCCATCATGAGCAGCCAAATTCAGCTACTGAATGAGTTCACTTTCTTAACAACTGGTCAGTATTAATAACAGAATTCATAAAGTGATATCAATTACTGTGGAAGAAACAGACCTTTTCTCATTTTTCACTGATCACTCTTAGTAGAACAAATAtttgcacaggaaaaaaaaaaaaaaaaaggctaaggaAATTGCCAGGGCTTCTGGGAAAAGCTAGGAGTGAAGAGATTTCATAAGAATTTTCCCTcaaccttttttttcttatccCTTCAGTTAATtccaaatgtttgtttttttattagtgtaGTTTCTCATGGCACATTCTGTGTTGAAAAAGAGATCTAGTTGGCCTGTACTTGGTTTTGTACTATCCCCGGCCTATCCATTTGAAGATATAAATCATAATTGCTAAAACCTTCCAAGAGATGAGGAAGGAAAGCACTGAAATTCTggtctgatgaaaaaaaaaaatgtgagaagcAGACCAGGGAGGAGATGATGATTAGAGAAACAAATTTAGCCTCCTTCTGTGatcttagttcttcttcttctagcgtttgcccttcttccgtagccagtcaacagcgtcaggttgagcctgatgtaaagtttcgagacctcctttgaatctggagaggtggcagtcgttgactatgtgggtcatagtctgtctggagccgcaggggcagttcgggtcatctctggctccccagcgatggaacacagcggcgcaccggccatggcctgttcgatagcgattgaggagggcccaatcataacgtgctaggtcaaagccgggtggacgcttgcaggggtctgtggtgaggtgtttgttcttgacctcagctgactgccagctctgtttccaagagtctggaacagagaagttcagtgtaggcgtaggggaccagattgggtgacgagacgtcaagcgttggacagggtgggcaaagatatccgcgtatattggcaggtccggttgagcgtagacgtgggaaatgaacttagatgatgccgcatcccgacgaatatctggcggggcgatgttgctaagaactggcagccatggaaccggggtggaacggatggttccagaaatgatcctcatggaggaatataatttggaattgaccaagtggacatgggggctacggaaccatcctggggcacagtattctgcagtggaatagcataatgccagagatgatgatcgtagtgtggaagcgctcgcgccccatgaggagctggccagtcttgcaatgatgttattcctcgcgcccacctttgctgcagtttttatgagatgtttgtgaaatgacagggtgcgattgagagtaacgccaagatagactggctgggcttcatgccggattctcgtatcgccaagctgcacattaagctcacgcgaggccgaggcatggtgtagatggaaaacagatgataccgtttttgcagtgctagggattagtcgccatttttttttttttttttttttagattactcttttttttttttgactgattttttttttttctctctcattttttttttaattttttattaaagaaaggattaattaacaaaaccatagggtaggaggggtacaactccacacaattcccaccgcccaatctccatatcccaccccctcccccgatagctttcccattctctatccctctgggagcatggacccagggtcattgagggttgcagaaggtagaaggtctggcttctgtaattgcttcctcgctgaacatgggtgttgactggtcggtccatactccgagtctgcctctctctttccctagtaggatgggtctctggggaagctgagctccaggacacattggtggtgtcttcaatccagggaagtctggccggcatcctgatgacacctggaacctggtgactgaaaagagagttaacatacaaagccaaacaaattgttgagcaatcctggtcccaaagcttggaaaagtggagaggaagtattagggaggtactcactgcaaactctagtgtacttctgctttcttactttggtgccatactccaaactcggtcaatttctgctttgcgtttctacttctttttttttttttttacatgcataacattccccagattcccattcaacaatacaacccctactatttcattcatcatttttcatggacctgtattctccccacccacccacccacccaccccagagtcttttactttggtgtaatactccaattccatttcaggttcgacttgtgttttcttttctaatcttgtttttcaacttcggcctgagagtgagaacatcccatattcatccttctgtttctgacttatttcactcaacatgattttttcaaggtccatccaagattggctgaaaacggtgaagtcaccattttttacagctgagtagtattccattgtatatatataccacaacttgctcagccactcatctgttgttggacacctgggttgcttccaggttttgactattacaaattgtgctgccaagaacatatgtgtacacagattttttttggatagatatgttgtgttccttaggatatatccccaggagaggaattgcaggatcatagggtagtctatcatgtcagatatgagaatagctgttcctgcccttttttgtgggccattggcttgaatgatagttttccatcctttcactttaagtctgtgtttgtcttgttgcgttaggtgagtttcctgtagacaacatattgttgggttgtgttttctgatccatcttcctactctgtgtcttttaataggtgaattcaggccattgacatttattgatatcaaagattgaagatattttaacaccattcttgtagagttttagagtgttttgatatgtgttctatttgtggtggtctggttgtttataggaaacctttcagaacttctttcaaggcaggcttggtgatggttgcttccttcaactgttgcttgtctgagaaggttttgatgcttccatctagtctgaatgacagtctagcaggatatagtattcttggctgaaagcctttctcattgagcactc carries:
- the SCUBE2 gene encoding signal peptide, CUB and EGF-like domain-containing protein 2, coding for MEFRNLTEQADPGCETSVLCVLILIFLSVTCGHGNGGCQHSCEDTTEGSECSCHPQYKMHSDGRSCLEREDIALEVTDTSTTSVADGDKRVKRWLLMETCAVNNGGCDHTCKDTSTGVHCSCPVGFTLQLDGKTCKDIDECQTRNGGCAHSVGSFDCNCKKGFKLLTDEHSCQGMC